In Bacillus sp. NP247, one DNA window encodes the following:
- a CDS encoding glycoside hydrolase family 1 protein codes for MKFPHDFLFGAASASYQVEGAWNEDGKGVTNWDEFSKIHGKTYNGTNGDVAVDHYHRYKEDVRLMAEMGLESYRFSISWARILPTGDGEVNKKGIEFYNNLIDECLKYGIVPFVTLYHWDLPLPLEKDGGWTNKRTAEAFVKYAEICFKAFGDRVKHWITFNETVMFCGLGYLKGAHPPGIQNDVPKYFQATHYVFYAHAKTVAVYKQLKQYGEIGITHVFLPAYSVDDQKENILAANHANEYETYWYYDPVLKGEYPSYVVQQLKKKGWTPNWTVEELEIIKQNAGKNDFIGLNYYQPIRVERYDVDLKNEEHSRENSTLAPGNPSFDGFYRTVKMDDKTYTKWGWEISPEGFLDGLHMLKDRYGDIKMYVTENGLGDEDPIIDGEIVDVPRIKFIEEHLKVMKRAIQEGINLKGYYAWSVIDLLSWLNGYKKQYGFIFVDHNDNLKRKKKLSFHWYKHVIETRGEEL; via the coding sequence ATGAAGTTTCCACATGATTTTTTATTTGGGGCTGCTTCAGCTTCTTATCAAGTAGAAGGTGCATGGAATGAAGATGGAAAAGGTGTTACGAATTGGGATGAGTTTTCAAAAATCCATGGCAAGACATATAATGGAACAAATGGTGATGTAGCTGTTGATCATTATCATCGATATAAGGAAGATGTTCGTTTAATGGCTGAGATGGGATTAGAATCATATCGTTTTTCTATTTCGTGGGCGAGAATATTGCCGACTGGAGATGGAGAGGTAAATAAAAAAGGAATAGAATTTTATAACAACTTAATTGATGAATGTTTAAAATATGGGATTGTACCGTTTGTCACTTTATATCATTGGGATTTACCGTTACCTTTAGAAAAGGACGGTGGATGGACGAATAAAAGAACAGCGGAAGCTTTTGTAAAGTACGCAGAGATTTGCTTTAAGGCGTTTGGTGATAGAGTGAAACATTGGATTACTTTTAATGAGACAGTGATGTTTTGTGGATTAGGGTACTTAAAAGGTGCACATCCACCAGGGATACAAAATGATGTTCCAAAGTATTTTCAAGCGACTCATTATGTATTTTATGCACATGCAAAAACAGTTGCAGTGTACAAGCAGTTGAAACAATATGGCGAGATTGGTATCACGCATGTTTTCTTGCCTGCTTATAGTGTGGATGATCAAAAAGAAAATATACTAGCAGCAAATCATGCGAATGAATATGAAACGTATTGGTATTATGATCCAGTTTTAAAAGGCGAGTATCCGTCCTATGTTGTACAACAATTAAAGAAAAAAGGATGGACTCCTAATTGGACGGTTGAAGAATTAGAAATCATTAAACAAAATGCCGGGAAAAATGATTTTATTGGCTTGAATTATTATCAACCGATACGAGTGGAAAGATACGATGTGGATCTAAAGAATGAAGAACATTCTCGAGAAAACTCAACACTTGCTCCAGGTAATCCTTCTTTTGATGGATTTTATCGAACAGTTAAAATGGATGATAAAACATATACAAAATGGGGATGGGAAATATCTCCGGAAGGTTTCTTAGATGGCTTGCATATGTTGAAAGATCGTTACGGTGATATAAAGATGTATGTAACGGAAAATGGACTTGGTGATGAAGACCCAATTATTGACGGGGAAATTGTAGATGTGCCGAGAATTAAATTTATTGAAGAGCATTTAAAAGTAATGAAGCGTGCGATTCAAGAGGGAATCAATTTAAAAGGCTATTATGCATGGTCAGTTATTGACTTGTTAAGCTGGCTAAATGGATATAAAAAGCAATATGGCTTTATTTTTGTCGATCATAATGATAACTTAAAACGTAAGAAGAAACTTTCGTTTCATTGGTATAAACATGTGATTGAAACGAGAGGAGAAGAATTATAA
- a CDS encoding phosphatidylinositol-specific phospholipase C, translated as MNNKKFILKLFICSMVLSAFVFAFNDKKTVAASSINELENWSRWMQPIRDDIPLARISIPGTHDSGTFKLQNPIKQVWGMTQEYDFRYQMDHGARIFDIRGRLTDDNTIVLHHGPLYLYVTLHEFINEAKQFLKDNPSETIIMSLKKEYEDMKEAENSFSSTFEKNYFRDPIFLKTEGNIKLGDARGKIVLLKRYSGSNESGGYNNFYWPDNETFTSTINPNINVTVQDKYKVSYDEKVNAIKDTINETINHSEDVNHLYINFTSVSSGGTAWNSPYYYASYINPEIANYMKQKNPTRVGWIMQDYLNEKWSPLLYQEVIRANKSLVKE; from the coding sequence ATGAACAATAAGAAGTTTATTTTGAAGTTATTCATATGTAGTATGGTACTTAGTGCCTTTGTATTTGCTTTCAATGATAAGAAAACCGTTGCAGCTAGCTCTATTAATGAGCTTGAAAATTGGTCTAGGTGGATGCAGCCTATACGTGATGACATACCGTTAGCACGAATTTCAATTCCAGGAACACATGATAGTGGAACGTTCAAGTTGCAAAATCCGATAAAGCAAGTATGGGGAATGACGCAAGAATATGATTTTCGTTATCAAATGGATCACGGAGCTAGAATTTTTGATATAAGAGGGCGTTTAACAGATGATAATACGATAGTTCTTCATCATGGGCCATTATATCTTTATGTAACACTGCATGAATTTATAAACGAAGCGAAACAATTTTTAAAAGATAATCCAAGTGAAACGATTATTATGTCTTTAAAAAAAGAGTATGAGGATATGAAAGAGGCGGAAAACTCATTTAGTAGTACGTTTGAGAAAAATTATTTTCGTGATCCAATCTTTTTAAAAACAGAAGGGAATATAAAGCTTGGAGATGCTCGTGGGAAAATTGTATTACTAAAAAGATATAGTGGTAGTAATGAATCTGGGGGATATAATAATTTCTATTGGCCAGACAATGAGACGTTTACCTCAACTATAAATCCAAATATAAATGTAACAGTACAAGATAAATATAAAGTGAGTTATGATGAGAAAGTAAACGCTATTAAAGATACAATAAATGAAACGATTAACCATAGTGAAGATGTTAATCATCTATATATTAATTTTACAAGCGTGTCTTCTGGTGGTACAGCATGGAATAGTCCATATTATTATGCGTCCTACATAAATCCTGAAATTGCAAATTATATGAAGCAAAAGAATCCTACGAGAGTGGGCTGGATAATGCAAGATTATTTAAATGAAAAATGGTCACCATTACTTTATCAAGAAGTTATAAGAGCGAATAAGTCACTTGTAAAAGAGTAA
- a CDS encoding cell wall hydrolase: MKLLKIKHIIPLSAAAITFVCNQGAAEASTIHTVKKNDTLWGISKQYGVSIQAIKQANNKGNDQAFIGEQLHIPGSMKSNEVTVHQNEKTSNTSGQIIYQVQPGDSLETIAKRYNVTVQSIKQINNTVGNKLYTGQHLKINSSISEKEKDLMARLVTAEAGGESYKGKVAVAKVILNRVNAKGFPNTITGVIYEPIKHGYAFTPVTDGRINQPASAEAKMAVEEAISTNGIHSDWLYFYNPKTSTSKWITTRQTVAVIGNHVFAK; the protein is encoded by the coding sequence ATGAAATTATTAAAAATAAAACATATAATTCCTTTATCTGCAGCAGCAATTACATTCGTATGTAATCAAGGTGCAGCTGAAGCTTCCACCATACATACAGTAAAAAAGAATGATACACTTTGGGGCATCAGTAAGCAATATGGAGTTTCCATACAAGCCATTAAACAAGCGAATAATAAAGGAAACGATCAAGCTTTTATTGGAGAACAGTTACATATTCCAGGATCTATGAAATCAAATGAGGTTACAGTTCATCAAAACGAAAAAACTTCGAACACTTCTGGACAAATTATTTACCAAGTACAGCCGGGAGATTCATTAGAAACGATAGCAAAGCGTTACAATGTTACCGTTCAATCTATAAAACAAATTAACAATACAGTCGGAAACAAGCTTTATACAGGACAACATTTAAAAATTAATTCAAGTATTTCAGAAAAAGAAAAAGACTTAATGGCACGCTTAGTTACTGCTGAAGCGGGTGGCGAATCATATAAAGGAAAAGTGGCAGTGGCGAAAGTTATTTTAAATCGTGTAAATGCAAAAGGTTTTCCTAATACAATAACAGGCGTTATTTATGAACCTATTAAACACGGATATGCATTTACTCCTGTTACAGATGGAAGAATTAATCAGCCTGCAAGTGCAGAAGCAAAAATGGCAGTAGAAGAGGCTATCTCCACAAATGGAATACATTCTGATTGGCTTTATTTCTATAATCCGAAAACATCAACAAGCAAATGGATTACTACACGTCAAACAGTAGCAGTCATAGGTAACCATGTCTTTGCTAAATAA
- a CDS encoding NAD(P)-binding protein yields the protein MYDITIIGAGVSSIFMAYTLAKSNKKVLILDKGKSLEHRNCSLEQAEICNCTACDKYFGFGGLGKSEGKFNYTNGFGGELEQKVGKEGFMHLLAEVDEILCQFGGSSVSKYSTENLNLTKRAEACGLQMLTTEVRHLGTKLSNSIFQQLYEFLLTKINIQFHIDVQHIMKQKDHFKIETNQGIVHSKQLVFATGRSGADWLKEMCTSLNISQEQTRVDLGIRVEMKEHQLRSILKDTFETKLSYQSENFTATTYCMNPKGRIIRKYEEGLVMPDGQNFREQGTGTPNLNFTLFIPRYFPTLKEANVYASSIIKSINQGRDRIVIQRLEDLLKKQPTAENSMKHNRIQPTLQGEYGDLHKEIPPLYIEGLKAFLLRLEQFTREPIDQDTLLYGIDGKFYAPTIKINNHFETSMNGLFLIGDCSGVTHSLSQAAASGLYVGKYLSDI from the coding sequence ATGTATGATATTACAATTATCGGTGCTGGAGTGAGTAGCATTTTTATGGCTTATACATTAGCCAAAAGCAACAAAAAGGTTTTAATTCTTGATAAAGGCAAATCGTTAGAACATCGAAATTGCTCTTTAGAACAAGCGGAAATATGTAACTGTACTGCATGTGATAAATATTTCGGGTTTGGTGGTTTAGGAAAGTCTGAAGGAAAATTTAATTATACAAACGGCTTTGGAGGCGAACTTGAGCAAAAAGTAGGTAAAGAAGGTTTTATGCACCTGCTGGCTGAAGTAGATGAAATTCTATGCCAGTTTGGCGGAAGTTCAGTTTCAAAATATTCTACAGAAAATCTAAATCTTACTAAGAGAGCTGAAGCGTGTGGTTTACAAATGTTAACAACGGAAGTAAGGCATCTGGGCACTAAACTTTCCAACAGCATTTTTCAGCAGCTCTATGAATTTTTACTTACGAAAATAAATATTCAATTTCATATAGATGTACAACATATTATGAAACAGAAAGATCATTTCAAAATAGAAACAAACCAAGGAATAGTTCATTCTAAACAACTAGTATTTGCAACTGGGCGCTCTGGGGCGGATTGGTTAAAAGAAATGTGTACTTCTCTAAATATTTCTCAGGAGCAAACACGTGTAGATTTAGGTATTAGAGTAGAAATGAAAGAACATCAATTACGTTCTATATTAAAAGATACTTTCGAAACGAAACTTTCTTATCAAAGCGAAAATTTCACAGCAACTACTTACTGTATGAATCCAAAAGGACGCATTATTCGGAAGTACGAAGAAGGTTTAGTTATGCCTGACGGTCAAAATTTTCGAGAACAAGGAACTGGCACTCCTAACTTAAATTTCACTTTGTTTATCCCGCGCTATTTTCCAACTCTCAAAGAAGCAAATGTATACGCAAGTTCAATTATTAAAAGCATTAACCAAGGACGAGATCGGATTGTTATACAGCGCTTAGAGGACTTACTAAAGAAACAACCTACGGCGGAAAACAGCATGAAACATAATCGTATACAACCTACACTGCAAGGAGAGTATGGAGATTTGCATAAAGAAATCCCTCCATTATATATTGAAGGGCTCAAAGCATTTTTATTACGTTTAGAACAATTTACCCGAGAACCTATCGATCAAGATACTTTATTATATGGAATTGATGGAAAGTTCTATGCTCCTACGATAAAAATCAATAACCATTTTGAAACAAGTATGAATGGGCTATTTTTAATTGGAGATTGTTCAGGCGTCACTCATTCATTATCTCAAGCAGCCGCAAGCGGTCTGTATGTTGGAAAATATTTATCAGATATTTAA